From a region of the Streptacidiphilus albus JL83 genome:
- a CDS encoding Zn-ribbon domain-containing OB-fold protein has protein sequence MTESVTDAVRAAGGLADGLLLPWPDDDGAPFWEYARQGELRVQACTACGQPRFPPRPCCPGCHSFESRWQPTSGRGHIWSFVIAHPPLLPAYAEHAPYPVAVVELDDVPAIRLVGSLTPTSRRPDAPRDAVPVQRLRIGAPVQVVFQSLIPGVVLPRWALVGG, from the coding sequence ATGACGGAAAGTGTCACCGATGCCGTCCGCGCCGCCGGCGGACTGGCCGACGGACTGCTGCTGCCCTGGCCGGACGACGACGGCGCGCCCTTCTGGGAGTACGCCCGCCAGGGCGAGCTCCGCGTCCAGGCCTGTACGGCCTGCGGTCAGCCCCGCTTCCCGCCGCGCCCCTGCTGCCCGGGCTGCCACAGCTTCGAGAGCCGCTGGCAGCCGACATCGGGGCGCGGACACATCTGGTCCTTCGTCATCGCCCATCCGCCACTGCTTCCCGCCTACGCCGAGCACGCCCCCTACCCGGTCGCCGTCGTCGAGCTGGACGACGTCCCGGCCATCCGGCTGGTCGGCTCGCTCACCCCGACCAGTCGGCGCCCGGACGCCCCCCGCGACGCCGTGCCGGTCCAGCGGCTACGGATCGGGGCACCGGTCCAGGTCGTGTTCCAGAGCCTGATCCCCGGCGTGGTCCTCCCCCGCTGGGCGCTGGTCGGCGGCTGA
- a CDS encoding lipid-transfer protein — protein sequence MLKDSFTDPLKDRTAIVGIGQTRFAKHLDESEKTLACRAVLAALDDAGIDPGEVDGLASFTMEETDEVELAKSIGAGDITFFSRTGFGGGGSCATVAHLAMAVATGQATVGVAWRSRKRGSGVRPWTSTGVQLPTPAQWTRPFGLLRPADEIAMLARRYMHEYGATRDHLFNVALACRNRANQNPAAVMYERPLTREMYMDARWISEPLCLYDNCLETDGALACVVVSAERARDCRRAPVYVHAAAQGLPAQHHGMVNYWNDDPLTGPAWTAGRHLWKNADLGPEDVDVAQIYDAFTPLIPLSLEGYGFCGRGEGAAFTEGGALELGGRLPINTGGGGLSEGYVHGFNLINEGVKQLRGSSTAQVVDAATCLVTAGEGVPTSALLLRR from the coding sequence ATGCTCAAGGACTCCTTCACGGACCCCCTCAAGGACCGCACCGCCATCGTCGGCATCGGCCAGACCCGGTTCGCCAAGCACCTCGACGAATCGGAGAAGACCCTGGCCTGCCGGGCGGTCCTGGCCGCCCTCGACGATGCCGGGATCGATCCCGGCGAGGTCGACGGCCTCGCATCCTTCACCATGGAGGAGACCGACGAGGTCGAACTCGCCAAGTCCATCGGCGCCGGCGACATCACCTTCTTCAGCCGCACCGGCTTCGGCGGCGGCGGCTCCTGCGCCACCGTCGCCCACCTCGCCATGGCCGTCGCCACCGGCCAGGCCACCGTCGGCGTCGCCTGGCGCTCGCGCAAGCGCGGCTCCGGCGTCCGCCCCTGGACCAGCACCGGCGTCCAACTGCCCACCCCAGCGCAGTGGACCAGGCCCTTCGGCCTGCTCCGCCCGGCCGACGAGATCGCCATGCTCGCCCGCCGCTACATGCACGAGTACGGCGCGACCCGGGACCACCTCTTCAATGTGGCCCTGGCCTGCCGCAACCGGGCCAACCAGAATCCGGCGGCGGTCATGTACGAGCGCCCGCTGACCCGGGAGATGTACATGGACGCGCGCTGGATCTCCGAACCGCTCTGCCTCTACGACAACTGCCTCGAGACCGACGGCGCACTGGCCTGCGTGGTGGTCAGCGCCGAGCGCGCCCGGGACTGCCGCCGGGCGCCGGTCTACGTCCACGCGGCGGCGCAGGGGCTGCCGGCCCAGCACCACGGGATGGTCAACTACTGGAACGACGACCCGCTGACCGGCCCCGCCTGGACCGCCGGCCGGCACCTCTGGAAGAACGCCGACCTCGGCCCGGAGGACGTGGACGTCGCCCAGATCTACGACGCCTTCACCCCACTGATCCCACTCTCGCTGGAGGGCTACGGCTTCTGCGGACGCGGCGAGGGCGCGGCGTTCACCGAGGGCGGGGCGCTGGAACTGGGCGGGCGGCTGCCGATCAACACCGGCGGCGGCGGGCTGTCCGAGGGCTACGTCCACGGCTTCAACCTGATCAACGAGGGCGTGAAGCAGTTGCGCGGCAGCTCCACCGCACAGGTCGTCGACGCCGCCACCTGCCTGGTCACGGCCGGGGAGGGCGTCCCCACCTCGGCCCTGCTGCTGCGCCGCTGA
- a CDS encoding AMP-binding protein, with the protein MRGDLEWGTVPRLVQAAAEQHGDREAVVGPRTRISYRDLGARVRRAAAAMMAAGIRPGERVALWAPNTPDFVVAALGAVSAGAVLVPLGTRLRGGEVVDLLRRTRASALFVTDTFLGTSYVAALRAAAAAAEPAAAAEPARRPGADRPGADRPAADSPLPGLPDLRLAVVLGDRPENREGFQHWRGFLAAGADVPERAVRSRIEAVDPDDPADLMFTSGTTGLPRAAVTTHAQTLRSFSTWADLAGLVPGDRYLVVNPFTHTFGYKAGILACLMRGATILPQPLFDPEAVLAKISGERITVLPGAPTVYQTLLDHPGRAGHDLGSLRLAVTGAAVVPLELVTRIREELGFSTVLTAYGLTESCGLVTMCRAGDDPGLIAATSGRAVPGVSVRVADQDGKAQSPGTPGEVQVRGYTVMREYFEDPDATAAAFTDDGWLRTGDIGVLDDAGNLRVTDRLGDMFTVGGFNAYPAEIERVLSRHPLVADCAVVGVPDPRLGEVGKAFVVPSGTPGPDAAEEIISWARREMANYKVPRQVAFRTELPRNASGKVLKGQLRREP; encoded by the coding sequence GTGCGCGGAGACCTGGAATGGGGCACCGTCCCCCGGCTGGTGCAGGCTGCCGCCGAGCAGCACGGCGACCGCGAGGCCGTCGTCGGTCCACGCACCCGGATCAGCTACCGCGACCTCGGAGCCAGGGTCCGCCGCGCAGCCGCCGCGATGATGGCCGCCGGGATCCGTCCCGGCGAGCGGGTCGCCCTCTGGGCCCCCAACACCCCGGACTTCGTCGTGGCCGCCCTCGGCGCGGTCAGCGCCGGCGCCGTCCTGGTGCCGCTCGGCACCCGGCTGCGCGGGGGCGAGGTGGTCGACCTGCTGCGCCGTACCCGGGCCTCGGCGCTGTTCGTCACCGACACCTTCCTGGGCACCAGCTACGTCGCCGCCCTCCGCGCCGCCGCCGCTGCCGCCGAGCCCGCCGCTGCCGCCGAGCCCGCCCGCCGTCCCGGCGCGGATCGTCCCGGCGCGGATCGCCCAGCTGCGGACAGCCCACTGCCCGGGCTGCCGGACCTGCGGCTGGCCGTCGTGCTCGGCGACCGGCCGGAGAACCGCGAGGGATTCCAGCACTGGCGCGGCTTCCTGGCCGCCGGCGCCGACGTGCCCGAGCGGGCCGTCCGCAGCCGGATCGAGGCCGTCGACCCCGACGACCCCGCCGACCTGATGTTCACCTCCGGCACCACCGGCCTGCCCAGAGCCGCCGTCACCACCCACGCCCAGACCCTCCGCTCCTTCTCCACCTGGGCCGATCTCGCCGGACTGGTCCCGGGCGACCGCTACCTGGTGGTCAATCCGTTCACCCACACCTTCGGCTACAAGGCCGGCATCCTCGCCTGCCTGATGCGCGGCGCGACCATCCTGCCGCAGCCGCTGTTCGACCCCGAGGCCGTGCTCGCCAAGATCTCCGGCGAGCGGATCACCGTGCTGCCCGGCGCGCCCACCGTCTACCAGACCCTGCTCGACCACCCCGGACGGGCCGGTCACGACCTCGGTTCGCTGCGGCTCGCCGTCACCGGCGCCGCCGTGGTACCGCTCGAACTCGTCACCCGGATCCGCGAGGAGCTCGGCTTCAGCACCGTGCTCACCGCCTACGGGCTGACCGAGTCCTGCGGCCTGGTCACCATGTGCCGGGCCGGCGACGACCCGGGACTGATCGCCGCGACCTCCGGCCGGGCCGTCCCCGGCGTCTCGGTCCGGGTCGCCGACCAGGACGGCAAGGCGCAGAGCCCCGGCACGCCGGGCGAGGTCCAGGTGCGCGGCTACACCGTGATGCGCGAGTACTTCGAGGACCCGGACGCGACCGCCGCCGCCTTCACCGACGACGGCTGGCTGCGCACCGGCGACATCGGCGTGCTCGACGACGCGGGAAATCTCCGGGTCACCGACCGGCTGGGCGACATGTTCACCGTCGGCGGCTTCAACGCCTACCCCGCCGAGATCGAGCGGGTGCTCAGTCGGCATCCGCTGGTCGCGGACTGCGCCGTGGTCGGCGTTCCGGACCCGCGGCTCGGCGAGGTCGGCAAGGCGTTCGTGGTGCCGAGCGGTACCCCGGGTCCGGACGCGGCCGAGGAGATCATCTCCTGGGCGCGGCGCGAAATGGCCAACTACAAGGTGCCCCGCCAGGTCGCCTTCCGGACCGAACTTCCCCGGAACGCCTCCGGCAAGGTGCTCAAGGGGCAGCTCCGCCGGGAGCCCTGA
- a CDS encoding glycosyltransferase: protein MSNSTALAGQPAPRTQADAQAETQARAEQQPQPLPQPGARARLVEIVVPVYNEEHILALSVRRLHAYLAESFPFRFRITIADNASTDATWQVARALEAELPEVRAVHLDQKGRGRALRQVWGASDADVVSYMDVDLSTGLEAFLPLVAPLLSGHSDLAIGSRLHRGSAVVRGPKREFISRTYNLMLRTTMAARFSDAQCGFKAGRTEVVQALLGSVEDQTWFFDTELLLLAERSGLRIHEVPVDWVDDPDSRVDIVRTVKDDLKGMWRVARRTVSGATRLPLPPRVQQTELPSGMRRQLSSFAVIGVASTLAYLALYLILRQLAPAVLANAAALFVTAVANTAANRRFTFGVTGSRDALKHQVEGGIAFVIGLVLSTVTLAVTDAVAPHASHLAELGALVGANALSTVVRFLLMRVWVFNPGRQARRNAPQPPTTGQGTTDLATPQELSHR from the coding sequence ATGAGCAATTCGACAGCGCTGGCGGGACAACCCGCCCCCCGGACCCAGGCGGACGCGCAGGCCGAAACGCAGGCCCGGGCAGAACAGCAGCCGCAGCCGCTGCCGCAGCCGGGCGCCCGTGCCCGCCTCGTGGAGATCGTCGTCCCCGTCTACAACGAGGAGCACATCCTCGCCCTGAGCGTCAGACGGCTGCACGCCTACCTGGCCGAGAGCTTTCCGTTCCGGTTCCGGATCACCATCGCCGACAACGCCAGCACCGACGCGACCTGGCAGGTCGCCCGTGCGCTGGAGGCGGAGCTGCCCGAGGTCCGCGCGGTCCACCTCGACCAGAAGGGCCGCGGCCGGGCCCTGCGGCAGGTCTGGGGAGCCAGCGACGCCGATGTCGTGAGCTACATGGACGTCGACCTCTCCACCGGCCTCGAAGCCTTCCTGCCGCTGGTGGCCCCGCTGCTCTCCGGCCACAGCGACCTGGCCATCGGCAGCCGGCTGCACCGGGGTTCGGCCGTGGTGCGGGGGCCGAAACGCGAGTTCATCTCCCGGACCTACAACCTGATGCTGCGCACCACCATGGCGGCCCGGTTCTCCGACGCCCAGTGCGGGTTCAAGGCCGGGCGCACCGAGGTCGTCCAGGCCCTGCTGGGCTCGGTCGAGGACCAGACCTGGTTCTTCGACACCGAACTGCTGCTGCTCGCGGAGCGCAGCGGACTGCGGATCCACGAGGTGCCGGTCGACTGGGTCGACGACCCGGACAGCCGGGTCGACATCGTCCGCACGGTCAAGGACGACCTCAAGGGCATGTGGCGGGTGGCCCGCCGGACGGTCTCCGGCGCGACCCGGCTGCCCTTGCCGCCCCGCGTCCAGCAGACCGAACTGCCGTCCGGGATGCGCCGCCAGCTGTCCAGCTTCGCCGTCATCGGCGTCGCCAGCACCCTCGCCTACCTGGCCCTCTACCTGATCCTTCGGCAGCTCGCGCCGGCCGTCCTGGCCAATGCGGCCGCCCTGTTCGTTACCGCGGTCGCCAACACGGCCGCCAACCGCCGCTTCACCTTCGGCGTCACCGGCTCGCGGGACGCGCTCAAGCACCAGGTCGAGGGCGGGATCGCCTTCGTCATCGGGCTGGTCCTGAGCACCGTGACGCTCGCGGTCACCGACGCGGTCGCCCCGCACGCCTCGCACCTCGCCGAGCTCGGCGCGCTGGTCGGCGCCAATGCGCTGTCCACCGTCGTCCGCTTCCTGCTGATGCGGGTCTGGGTCTTCAACCCCGGGCGCCAGGCCCGACGCAATGCGCCGCAACCGCCCACCACCGGTCAGGGCACCACCGACCTTGCCACCCCCCAGGAGCTGAGCCACCGATGA
- a CDS encoding glycosyltransferase family 39 protein gives MTAPTEAPTTSAEAETGPGRRRPTRRGRSRRSLPQRILLGHENAPRWARPALWGVLLLATAVYCYGLGRNGDANSYYAAAVLSGTKSWSAAFFGSLDTGNFITVDKPPFALWLMELSCRILGFGSWQMLLPIALSGVAAVGVLYSAVRRSFGYAAATVAALVLAITPITVAINRDNNPDPVLVLLTVAAAWFCLEAIRSGRTMPLVWTAVLVGFAFNTKMLAAYMVLPAFFVAYLFAARGALRSRIRTLLIAGVALVVSSGWWMVTVDSIPAADRPFVGSSTKDTVWDLVTGYNGLARITGGSGGAGGGGGGGGANFGGTAGAGRLFNDILGGQISWLIPFAAIACVGAVVLRGRRRRTDVQRAGLVLWGLWLLTHYVTFSFADGTFHPYYTTMLAPSIAALTGAGGVALFRAFRSRSVAWAWVLPLAVAVTALWAVVLLRRDSGFDGWLWPVIAVLAVAAVAVLLVARVGTPSAGRGSLNRARLLTVGAVAALVALLAGPAAYAADTVTAGSIQGVNPTGGPATSGGMGGMGGGFPGGGDFAGGRTGGFGGERPSGAGGGFPGGAGAEQGGGTSAQGGPSGESGEMPGGGGMPGGTGTAGNAGTAGGTGTAGGAAGSELPGRSSGGMTGAPTMGGSGGGGGAPGGMGGVSTALLSYLEAHQGSATWLVATASAQSAAEIILQSGGKAAIGMGGFTGDDPAMTLAKLKGYVASGKLHYVLLDGTGTGTGAAGGGAPGGMGGGQANAAATSYVTSTCTVVKASEYGGTSTSTSTAAGSAAKATTGATGGSSETLYYCE, from the coding sequence ATGACCGCACCGACCGAGGCCCCGACGACGTCCGCGGAAGCGGAGACCGGCCCGGGCAGACGCAGGCCGACCCGGCGCGGCCGGTCGCGGCGCAGCCTGCCGCAGCGCATCCTGCTCGGCCACGAGAACGCCCCCCGCTGGGCCCGCCCCGCCCTGTGGGGCGTGCTGCTGCTGGCGACCGCCGTCTACTGCTACGGCCTCGGCCGGAACGGCGACGCCAACTCGTACTACGCGGCAGCCGTCCTCAGCGGCACCAAGAGCTGGTCGGCGGCGTTCTTCGGCTCGCTGGACACCGGCAACTTCATCACCGTCGACAAACCGCCGTTCGCGCTCTGGCTGATGGAGCTCTCCTGCCGGATCCTCGGCTTCGGCAGCTGGCAGATGCTGCTGCCGATCGCACTGTCCGGGGTCGCCGCCGTCGGCGTGCTCTACAGCGCGGTGCGGCGCAGCTTCGGCTACGCGGCGGCCACCGTGGCCGCACTGGTGCTGGCGATCACGCCGATCACCGTGGCGATCAACCGCGACAACAACCCCGACCCGGTGCTGGTCCTGCTCACCGTCGCCGCCGCCTGGTTCTGCCTGGAGGCGATCCGCAGCGGTCGCACCATGCCGCTGGTGTGGACGGCGGTCCTGGTCGGCTTCGCCTTCAACACCAAGATGCTGGCCGCCTACATGGTGCTGCCGGCCTTCTTCGTGGCCTACCTCTTCGCCGCGCGCGGCGCGCTCCGGTCCCGGATCCGCACCCTGCTGATCGCGGGGGTGGCCCTGGTGGTCTCCAGCGGCTGGTGGATGGTGACCGTGGACTCGATCCCCGCCGCCGACCGCCCCTTCGTCGGCAGCAGCACCAAGGACACCGTCTGGGACCTGGTCACCGGCTACAACGGCCTGGCCCGGATCACCGGCGGCAGCGGCGGTGCCGGCGGGGGCGGCGGTGGAGGCGGCGCCAACTTCGGTGGCACCGCGGGCGCCGGACGGCTTTTCAACGACATTCTCGGCGGCCAGATCTCCTGGTTGATCCCCTTCGCCGCGATCGCCTGCGTCGGCGCAGTGGTGCTGCGCGGACGCCGTCGGCGCACCGACGTCCAGCGGGCCGGGCTGGTCCTGTGGGGACTGTGGCTGCTGACGCACTACGTGACCTTCAGCTTCGCCGACGGGACCTTCCACCCGTACTACACGACCATGCTCGCCCCCTCGATCGCGGCGCTCACCGGTGCGGGCGGAGTGGCCCTGTTCCGGGCGTTCCGCAGCAGGTCGGTGGCGTGGGCCTGGGTACTGCCGCTGGCCGTCGCGGTCACCGCGCTGTGGGCGGTGGTGCTGCTGCGCCGCGACAGCGGCTTCGACGGCTGGCTCTGGCCGGTGATCGCGGTGCTCGCGGTGGCGGCCGTCGCCGTGCTGCTGGTCGCCCGAGTCGGCACGCCGTCGGCCGGGCGGGGCTCGCTCAACCGGGCCCGACTGCTGACGGTCGGCGCGGTCGCGGCCCTGGTCGCGCTGCTCGCCGGTCCCGCCGCCTATGCGGCGGACACCGTGACCGCGGGCAGCATCCAGGGTGTCAACCCGACCGGCGGTCCCGCCACGAGCGGCGGGATGGGCGGCATGGGCGGAGGCTTCCCGGGCGGCGGGGACTTCGCCGGCGGCCGGACCGGCGGCTTCGGCGGTGAACGCCCCTCCGGCGCCGGTGGCGGGTTCCCCGGCGGTGCCGGTGCCGAGCAGGGCGGTGGCACCTCGGCCCAGGGCGGCCCTTCCGGGGAGAGCGGTGAGATGCCCGGTGGCGGCGGGATGCCCGGGGGCACCGGTACGGCGGGCAATGCCGGTACGGCGGGCGGCACCGGTACGGCGGGCGGTGCTGCCGGTAGTGAGCTGCCCGGTCGGAGCTCCGGCGGCATGACCGGTGCACCGACCATGGGTGGGAGCGGCGGCGGTGGCGGTGCGCCCGGCGGCATGGGCGGTGTCTCCACGGCGCTGCTCAGCTACCTGGAGGCCCACCAGGGCAGCGCCACCTGGCTGGTGGCGACGGCCAGCGCCCAGTCCGCAGCGGAGATCATCCTCCAGAGCGGCGGCAAGGCGGCCATCGGCATGGGCGGCTTCACCGGCGACGACCCGGCGATGACGCTCGCCAAGCTGAAGGGCTACGTCGCCTCCGGCAAGCTGCACTACGTCCTGCTGGACGGCACCGGCACCGGCACCGGCGCGGCCGGCGGCGGTGCGCCGGGCGGGATGGGCGGCGGCCAGGCGAACGCCGCAGCCACTTCGTACGTGACGTCGACCTGCACCGTGGTCAAGGCCTCGGAGTACGGCGGCACCAGCACCAGCACCAGCACCGCTGCGGGCTCCGCTGCGAAGGCGACCACCGGTGCGACCGGCGGGAGCTCGGAGACGCTGTACTACTGTGAGTGA
- a CDS encoding sigma-70 family RNA polymerase sigma factor, with the protein MATRAVVRDKADRTRNARPTSGEADRDLVGMYLDEIARTPLLDAAQEVELSTRIEAGVFAEHLLENGETVGDASEEELKAVVADGRHAKDVFIRSNLRLVVAVARRYPRSGLPLLDLIQEGNAGLVRAVEKFDFGKGFKFSTYATWWIRQAITRSIADQSRTIRLPVHLVEELGRIRRVQREKSKELGRDAEHEEIAAELDTTVARIKDVLDWARDPVSLNMTVDDSGETQFGDLVEDTSATSPEDAVMVMLRREELEGLIGRLDGRTASIIRSRYGMEDGRERTLTEVGKQHGLTRERIRQIEKHALAELRKIADHSGFEAA; encoded by the coding sequence ATGGCCACCCGTGCCGTCGTCCGCGACAAGGCCGACCGGACCCGCAACGCGCGTCCGACCAGCGGCGAGGCCGACCGCGACCTCGTCGGCATGTACCTCGACGAGATCGCCAGGACCCCGCTGCTCGATGCCGCCCAGGAAGTCGAACTCTCGACCCGTATCGAGGCGGGTGTGTTCGCCGAGCACCTGCTGGAGAACGGCGAGACCGTAGGCGACGCGAGCGAGGAGGAGCTGAAAGCCGTCGTCGCGGACGGCCGTCACGCGAAGGACGTCTTCATCCGCTCCAACCTCCGACTCGTGGTTGCCGTGGCCCGACGCTACCCCCGGAGCGGTCTTCCCCTGCTCGACCTGATCCAGGAGGGCAACGCCGGCCTGGTCCGCGCTGTCGAGAAGTTCGACTTCGGCAAGGGCTTCAAGTTCTCCACCTACGCGACCTGGTGGATTCGGCAGGCGATCACCCGCTCCATCGCCGACCAGTCCCGCACGATCCGGCTCCCCGTCCACCTGGTCGAGGAACTCGGCCGGATCCGCCGGGTCCAGCGCGAGAAGTCCAAGGAACTCGGCCGGGATGCCGAGCACGAGGAGATCGCCGCCGAACTGGACACCACGGTCGCGCGGATCAAGGACGTCCTGGACTGGGCCCGGGACCCGGTCAGCCTCAACATGACCGTCGACGACTCCGGGGAGACCCAGTTCGGCGACCTGGTCGAGGACACCAGTGCCACCTCGCCCGAGGACGCGGTGATGGTCATGCTGCGCCGTGAGGAACTGGAGGGCCTGATAGGGCGGTTGGACGGCCGGACGGCCTCGATCATCCGGTCCCGCTACGGCATGGAGGACGGCCGCGAGCGGACTCTGACCGAGGTGGGCAAGCAGCACGGGCTCACCCGCGAGCGGATCCGGCAGATCGAGAAGCACGCGCTGGCCGAACTGCGCAAGATCGCCGATCACTCGGGATTCGAGGCGGCGTGA
- the mscL gene encoding large conductance mechanosensitive channel protein MscL, translating to MKGFKAFLLRGNVIDLAVAVVIGAAFTSVINSIVNGVINPIVGAFGTSSLNSYQSCLKGPCVTTGAHPHGIYILWGSVLAAVLQFVITAAVVYFCIVLPANKVMATYLAKKKAQEDAVATAEITEVQLLGEIRDLLVHQR from the coding sequence GTGAAGGGTTTCAAGGCATTCCTCCTGCGTGGCAACGTCATCGACCTGGCCGTCGCGGTCGTCATCGGTGCGGCGTTCACCAGCGTCATCAACTCCATCGTCAACGGAGTGATCAATCCGATCGTCGGTGCCTTCGGCACCTCCTCCCTGAACAGCTACCAGTCCTGCCTCAAGGGGCCCTGCGTCACCACCGGCGCCCATCCCCACGGCATCTACATCCTGTGGGGATCCGTGCTCGCCGCGGTGCTGCAGTTCGTGATCACCGCCGCGGTGGTCTACTTCTGCATCGTCCTGCCCGCCAACAAGGTCATGGCCACCTACCTGGCCAAGAAGAAGGCCCAGGAGGACGCGGTGGCCACCGCCGAGATCACCGAGGTCCAACTGCTCGGCGAGATCCGGGACCTGCTGGTGCACCAGCGCTGA
- a CDS encoding S-methyl-5'-thioadenosine phosphorylase — protein sequence MANPSSTAGAEVGVIGGTGLYALVDDLTEVIVDTPYGRPSDSLFVGETGGRRVAFLPRHGRGHGVPPHRINYRANLWALRSLGVRQVLAPCATGGLRAAYGPGTLLVPDQFVDRTTGRVQTYYDGEQRLDGRTPAVLHVSAADPYCPRGRTAVLRAAADQDWEPVDGGTLVVIEGPRFSTRAESRWYADQGWSVVGMTGHPEAVLARELSLCYTSIALVTDLDAGAESGQGVTHAEVLEVFAQNIDRLRGVLLQAVGGLPATEDRTCVCAQALDGQETGLGL from the coding sequence ATGGCGAACCCGAGCAGCACCGCCGGCGCCGAGGTCGGCGTCATCGGCGGCACCGGACTGTACGCACTGGTCGACGACCTCACCGAGGTGATCGTCGACACTCCCTACGGACGCCCCAGCGACTCTCTCTTCGTCGGCGAGACCGGCGGACGCAGGGTCGCCTTCCTGCCGCGGCACGGCCGCGGCCACGGGGTTCCGCCGCACCGGATCAACTACCGCGCCAACCTGTGGGCGCTGCGCTCGCTGGGCGTCCGCCAGGTACTGGCCCCCTGCGCCACCGGCGGCCTGCGGGCCGCCTACGGCCCCGGGACGCTGCTGGTGCCCGACCAGTTCGTGGACCGGACGACCGGCCGGGTGCAGACCTACTACGACGGCGAGCAGCGCCTCGACGGCCGCACCCCGGCGGTGCTGCACGTCTCCGCCGCCGACCCGTACTGCCCGCGCGGCCGGACGGCGGTGCTGCGGGCCGCAGCGGACCAGGACTGGGAGCCGGTCGACGGCGGGACGCTGGTGGTGATCGAGGGCCCACGCTTCTCCACCCGGGCCGAATCACGCTGGTACGCCGACCAGGGCTGGTCGGTGGTGGGGATGACCGGCCATCCGGAGGCGGTCCTGGCCCGCGAACTGAGCCTCTGCTACACCTCGATCGCCCTGGTCACCGACCTGGACGCGGGCGCCGAGAGCGGCCAGGGGGTGACCCACGCGGAGGTGCTGGAGGTGTTCGCGCAGAACATCGACCGGCTGCGCGGCGTGCTGCTGCAGGCGGTCGGCGGGCTGCCCGCGACCGAGGACCGCACGTGCGTGTGCGCGCAGGCCCTGGACGGGCAGGAGACCGGGCTGGGGCTGTGA
- a CDS encoding FmdB family zinc ribbon protein has translation MPTYQYQCTECGNGLEAVQKFTDDALTVCPDCSGRLRKIYSAVGVVFKGSGFYRTDSRSSSSSTVGASKSTSSSGDSSSSSSSSSTPSTTSGASSTSSSASTSSSGGSSSGGSSSPAA, from the coding sequence GTGCCGACGTACCAGTACCAGTGCACCGAGTGCGGCAACGGTCTTGAGGCAGTCCAGAAGTTCACGGACGACGCCCTGACCGTCTGCCCCGACTGCAGCGGCCGACTGCGGAAGATCTACTCCGCCGTGGGCGTGGTCTTCAAGGGCAGCGGCTTCTACCGCACCGACAGCCGCTCCTCGTCGAGCAGCACGGTGGGGGCGTCGAAGTCGACGTCGTCCTCCGGCGACTCCTCGTCGTCGTCCAGCTCGTCGAGCACGCCCTCGACCACCTCGGGCGCCTCCTCGACGTCGTCGTCCGCCTCGACGTCCTCCTCGGGCGGTTCGTCCTCGGGGGGCAGCTCCTCCCCGGCTGCCTGA